A window of the Cygnus atratus isolate AKBS03 ecotype Queensland, Australia chromosome 4, CAtr_DNAZoo_HiC_assembly, whole genome shotgun sequence genome harbors these coding sequences:
- the LOC118244770 gene encoding 16 kDa beta-galactoside-binding lectin isoform X1 has product MEQGLVVTQLDVEPGECIKVKGKILSDAKGFAVNVGKDSGTLVLHFNPRFDCHGDVNTVVCNSKEDGMWGEEDRKADFPFQHGDKIEICISFDATEVKVKLPEAEFEFPNRLGMEKIQYLAVEGPSEIGWKLKDLPQAREARLHASLRARHQLQPVERAR; this is encoded by the exons ATGGAGCAA GGACTGGTTGTTACTCAGCTGGATGTCGAGCCTGGAGAGTGCATCAAGGTCAAAGGGAAGATCCTGTCTGATGCCAAAGG GTTTGCTGTGAATGTGGGGAAGGACAGCGGCACCCTCGTGCTGCACTTCAACCCTCGCTTCGACTGCCACGGGGATGTCAACACTGTCGTGTGCAACTCGAAGGAGGACGGCATGTGGGGCGAGGAGGACAGGAAGGCTGACTTCCCCTTCCAGCACGGTGACAAGATTGAG ATCTGTATCTCCTTCGATGCAACAGAGGTAAAGGTGAAGCTGCCTGAAGCGGAGTTTGAGTTTCCCAATCGGCTGGGCATGGAGAAAATTCAATACCTGGCTGTGGAGG GTCCCTCAGAAATTGGCTGGAAATTGAAG GATTTACCTCAAGCTAGAGAAGCAAGACTGCATGCTTCACTCCGTGCCAGGCATCAATTGCAGCCAGTTGAACGGGCCAGGTAG
- the LOC118244770 gene encoding 16 kDa beta-galactoside-binding lectin isoform X2, giving the protein MEQGLVVTQLDVEPGECIKVKGKILSDAKGFAVNVGKDSGTLVLHFNPRFDCHGDVNTVVCNSKEDGMWGEEDRKADFPFQHGDKIEICISFDATEVKVKLPEAEFEFPNRLGMEKIQYLAVEGDFKVKAIKFS; this is encoded by the exons ATGGAGCAA GGACTGGTTGTTACTCAGCTGGATGTCGAGCCTGGAGAGTGCATCAAGGTCAAAGGGAAGATCCTGTCTGATGCCAAAGG GTTTGCTGTGAATGTGGGGAAGGACAGCGGCACCCTCGTGCTGCACTTCAACCCTCGCTTCGACTGCCACGGGGATGTCAACACTGTCGTGTGCAACTCGAAGGAGGACGGCATGTGGGGCGAGGAGGACAGGAAGGCTGACTTCCCCTTCCAGCACGGTGACAAGATTGAG ATCTGTATCTCCTTCGATGCAACAGAGGTAAAGGTGAAGCTGCCTGAAGCGGAGTTTGAGTTTCCCAATCGGCTGGGCATGGAGAAAATTCAATACCTGGCTGTGGAGGGTGACTTTAAAGTCAAAGCCATTAAGTTTAGCTAA